One Dermochelys coriacea isolate rDerCor1 chromosome 21, rDerCor1.pri.v4, whole genome shotgun sequence genomic window carries:
- the CLPS gene encoding colipase isoform X2, giving the protein MASALLLLLLLSLPSAQSFSHQRGLIFNLDNGELCLQSAQCKSSCCHRTDMLSLARCANRAAENQGCSPKSIYGVYYKCPCENGLTCETDKSIVGSITNTNFGICQDPGSLSK; this is encoded by the exons ATGGCAAGcgccctgctcctgctgctgctgctctccctcccctcagcccagTCGTTTTCTCACCAGCGAGGCCTCATCTTCAATTTG GACAATGGGGAGCTGTGTCTGCAAAGTGCTCAGTGCAAAAGCAGCTGTTGCCACAGGACCGACATGTTAAGTCTGGCTCGTTGTGCGAACCGAGCAGCCGAGAATCaggggtgttcccccaag AGCATCTATGGGGTTTACTACAAGTGTCCCTGTGAGAATGGTTTAACCTGCGAGACCGATAAGAGCATCGTGGGATCCATCACCAACACCAACTTCGGCATCTGCCAGGATCCTGGGAGCTTGTCCAAGTAA
- the LHFPL5 gene encoding LHFPL tetraspan subfamily member 5 protein, giving the protein MGKMLPAEEAARIYHTNYVRNARAMGVLWALFTLCFAIVMVVSFIQPYWIGDSIDTPQAGYFGLFSYCIGNALTGELICKGSPLDFGTIPSSAFKTAMFFVGISTFLIIGCILCCSLFFFCNSATVYNICAWMQLAAAAGLMIGCLIYPDGWDSNEVKRMCGDKTDKYTLGACTVRWAFILCIIGILDALILSFLAFVLGNRQDNLLPDDFKVENKEEGHE; this is encoded by the exons ATGGGGAAGATGCTACCAGCCGAGGAAGCCGCCCGGATCTACCACACCAACTACGTGCGGAACGCCCGGGCCATGGGGGTGCTGTGGGCGCTCTTCACCCTCTGCTTCGCCATCGTCATGGTGGTGAGCTTCATCCAACCCTACTGGATCGGTGACAGCATCGACACCCCGCAGGCCGGCTACTTCGGCCTCTTCTCCTACTGCATTGGCAACGCCCTGACCGGCGAGCTCATCTGCAAGGGCAGCCCCCTGGACTTCGGCACCATCCCCTCCAGTGCCTTCAAAACGGCCATGTTCTTCGTGGGCATCTCCACCTTCCTCATTATCGGCTGCATCCTCTGCTGCAGCCTGTTCTTCTTCTGCAATTCAGCCACCGTCTACAACATCTGTGCCTGGATGCAGCTGGCGGCAG cgGCCGGCCTAATGATAGGTTGCCTGATCTACCCAGATGGTTGGGATTCCAATGAAGTGAAGCGCATGTGCGGGGACAAAACTGACAAATACACGCTAGGGGCGTGCACCGTGCGCTGGGCCTTCATCCTCTGCATTATTGGGATCCTCGACGCCCTCATCCTCTCCTTCCTGGCCTTTGTTCTAGGGAACCGGCAAGATAATCTCCTCCCAGATGATTTCAAAGTAGAAAATAAAG AGGAGGGCCATGAATGA
- the CLPS gene encoding colipase isoform X1: protein MMLTLTAEDNGELCLQSAQCKSSCCHRTDMLSLARCANRAAENQGCSPKSIYGVYYKCPCENGLTCETDKSIVGSITNTNFGICQDPGSLSK from the exons ATGATGTTGACTCTGACAGCTGAG GACAATGGGGAGCTGTGTCTGCAAAGTGCTCAGTGCAAAAGCAGCTGTTGCCACAGGACCGACATGTTAAGTCTGGCTCGTTGTGCGAACCGAGCAGCCGAGAATCaggggtgttcccccaag AGCATCTATGGGGTTTACTACAAGTGTCCCTGTGAGAATGGTTTAACCTGCGAGACCGATAAGAGCATCGTGGGATCCATCACCAACACCAACTTCGGCATCTGCCAGGATCCTGGGAGCTTGTCCAAGTAA